One Candidatus Roseilinea sp. genomic region harbors:
- a CDS encoding membrane protein — protein sequence MASLLGDLNLLAIALAGAVVGCGLALLPGLHVFNVAGLALLLSTRGVIGLADQALAMFLLGALVGWAVVNIIPAVFLFAPDDANVVAILPTTRYLMCGRGAEAALLVGAGSLCALLGLALLSPMLDEVLRPLRAIVQPHTGWMLVAIIAFLLLGEWPRANDLAPPVRRLLSAWAYLGAGLLTFTLSGLLGFVLLYRSPIAVESAFVNLMPAFIGLFAVPGLLQILLFGAKPPPQTATLPAELEPRLLLRGSLTGLSGGLFASVLPVISGGIGGLLAGHATAQWNERLFMISLGASKVAYYVGSFLLLFVPGLTLTRGGMAWMLSSVYVPYGWRSYWLAVAGMALAGAAAFIVLIGLTRATAKLINHLNVKWIAGASLIIAVAITLAFTGRSGFVIMLVATTVGLIPVIVGGRRLNCLGVLLMPVTLNMIGVGPVVAQWLGLL from the coding sequence ATGGCCTCTTTGCTCGGTGACCTGAACTTGCTCGCCATCGCGCTGGCCGGCGCAGTGGTCGGATGCGGCCTGGCGCTGCTGCCCGGCCTGCATGTGTTCAATGTGGCCGGTCTGGCGCTGTTGCTCTCGACGCGCGGCGTCATTGGCCTGGCCGATCAAGCCCTGGCGATGTTCCTGCTGGGCGCATTGGTGGGTTGGGCGGTGGTCAACATCATCCCGGCCGTGTTCCTCTTTGCGCCGGACGACGCGAACGTGGTTGCCATACTGCCGACGACCCGCTACTTGATGTGCGGGCGCGGCGCCGAAGCCGCGTTGCTCGTCGGGGCAGGAAGCCTATGTGCCTTGCTCGGGTTGGCGTTGCTATCGCCAATGCTGGACGAGGTCTTGCGCCCGTTGCGCGCGATCGTTCAGCCGCACACCGGATGGATGCTGGTAGCAATCATCGCCTTTTTGCTGTTAGGCGAGTGGCCGCGCGCCAACGATCTGGCGCCGCCGGTGCGACGCTTGCTATCGGCGTGGGCTTACCTCGGCGCCGGCCTGCTCACCTTCACTTTGAGCGGACTGCTGGGGTTCGTCTTGCTCTATCGCAGCCCGATCGCCGTCGAATCGGCGTTCGTCAACTTGATGCCGGCGTTCATCGGCCTATTCGCCGTCCCCGGCCTGCTGCAGATCCTCTTGTTCGGCGCGAAACCACCGCCCCAGACGGCTACCCTGCCGGCCGAGCTTGAACCCCGGCTGCTGCTGCGCGGCTCGTTGACCGGATTGAGCGGCGGCTTGTTCGCCAGTGTGCTACCGGTCATCAGCGGGGGCATCGGCGGTCTGTTGGCCGGGCATGCGACCGCGCAGTGGAACGAACGGCTGTTCATGATCTCGCTCGGCGCTTCGAAGGTCGCCTACTACGTCGGCAGCTTTCTGTTGCTCTTCGTGCCTGGGCTGACGCTGACGCGCGGCGGCATGGCGTGGATGCTGAGCAGCGTCTATGTGCCGTATGGTTGGCGCAGCTACTGGCTCGCCGTCGCGGGGATGGCGCTGGCCGGTGCAGCGGCCTTCATTGTGCTGATCGGGCTGACGCGCGCGACGGCAAAGCTGATCAACCATCTAAATGTCAAGTGGATCGCCGGCGCGTCGCTGATCATCGCAGTTGCGATCACGCTCGCGTTCACCGGCCGGAGCGGATTCGTGATAATGTTGGTGGCGACGACCGTTGGCTTGATCCCGGTCATCGTCGGCGGCCGGCGGCTGAATTGCCTCGGCGTGCTGCTGATGCCGGTTAC